One window of Botrimarina mediterranea genomic DNA carries:
- a CDS encoding shikimate dehydrogenase family protein, with product MSNLLEKCCLIGESVGGDPTHFMIERALEDLGLDWRFLSFQTQAERLGEALAGTDALGFAGVRLRGALADKPGGAAKRTERAKRTGRLTHLTRHDGALQGDDASGPALVEALAEIGEPAGKRVVVLGAGGEAPSIADVLVERGAALVAIADPLADRAAAVVLAAQTGRSEAAPKDALACEVRPLAWEGDWLELPDTIDWIISTASWPKSDNQRVADSLAPELDASHVVIDLGIGSNRSPLHLAAEGRGARVVDALPVLIAETALAVEAWTGLEVDREVLRDAAEEFLGV from the coding sequence GTGTCCAACCTCCTCGAAAAGTGCTGCCTTATCGGCGAGTCGGTCGGCGGCGACCCGACGCACTTCATGATTGAGCGGGCCCTCGAGGACCTCGGGCTCGACTGGCGGTTCTTGTCGTTCCAGACCCAGGCCGAACGCCTCGGCGAGGCTCTGGCGGGGACCGACGCGCTGGGGTTCGCCGGCGTGCGGCTCCGTGGCGCCCTGGCCGACAAGCCGGGGGGGGCCGCCAAGCGGACCGAGCGGGCCAAGCGGACCGGCCGGCTGACCCACCTCACGCGGCACGACGGCGCCCTCCAGGGGGACGACGCCTCGGGCCCCGCCCTGGTCGAAGCCCTGGCCGAGATCGGCGAGCCGGCCGGCAAACGCGTCGTGGTGCTCGGAGCGGGGGGCGAAGCTCCGTCGATCGCCGACGTGCTGGTCGAACGCGGCGCGGCGCTGGTGGCGATCGCCGACCCGCTGGCCGACCGCGCCGCCGCCGTGGTGCTCGCCGCCCAGACAGGCCGCAGCGAAGCGGCGCCCAAAGACGCCCTCGCCTGCGAGGTCCGGCCGCTGGCGTGGGAGGGCGACTGGCTCGAGCTCCCCGACACCATCGACTGGATCATCTCGACCGCGTCATGGCCTAAGAGCGACAACCAACGCGTCGCCGATTCGCTGGCGCCGGAACTCGACGCGTCGCACGTGGTGATCGACCTGGGCATCGGCTCGAACCGCTCGCCGCTGCACCTCGCCGCCGAAGGCCGCGGCGCCCGCGTCGTCGACGCCCTCCCGGTGCTCATCGCCGAGACGGCCCTCGCCGTCGAAGCGTGGACAGGGCTCGAAGTCGACCGCGAAGTCCTCCGCGACGCGGCGGAAGAGTTCTTAGGAGTCTAG
- the bioD gene encoding dethiobiotin synthase, which produces MSGLFITGTGTEVGKTYVAALIAKQLVAEGIRVGVYKPAASGCHNDVSDDAVALWEAAGKPLTLDAVCPQRFTAPLAPHVAARGEGRRVDAALLRSGYDAWRAASDFVLVEGAGGLMSPLSDDDYNADLARDLGLPLVVVAANRLGVINDVMQTLITAEAKGLRVAGMVLNETSATGDASRATNAAELTQRMTAPLSGCVKWGGGFDRPIDWRTPMNDQ; this is translated from the coding sequence TTGTCCGGCCTCTTCATCACCGGCACCGGCACCGAAGTCGGCAAGACGTACGTAGCCGCGCTCATTGCGAAGCAACTCGTCGCCGAGGGCATACGCGTTGGCGTCTACAAGCCGGCGGCGAGTGGTTGCCATAATGATGTCTCCGACGACGCCGTCGCGCTCTGGGAAGCGGCAGGCAAACCGCTGACGCTCGACGCCGTCTGCCCGCAGCGCTTCACGGCGCCGCTCGCGCCGCATGTCGCTGCGCGCGGAGAGGGTCGCCGTGTCGATGCGGCTTTGCTGCGGAGCGGCTACGACGCGTGGCGGGCGGCGAGCGACTTCGTCCTCGTCGAAGGCGCCGGCGGCTTGATGTCGCCACTCTCGGACGACGACTACAACGCCGATCTGGCGCGCGACCTCGGCCTGCCGCTGGTGGTCGTCGCGGCGAATCGGCTGGGCGTCATCAACGACGTGATGCAAACGCTGATCACCGCCGAGGCGAAGGGCCTGCGCGTCGCGGGCATGGTGCTCAACGAAACGAGCGCCACGGGCGATGCGAGCCGAGCGACGAACGCCGCGGAGCTCACGCAGCGAATGACGGCGCCGCTGTCGGGGTGCGTGAAGTGGGGCGGCGGGTTCGATCGGCCAATTGATTGGCGAACGCCAATGAATGACCAATGA
- a CDS encoding class I SAM-dependent methyltransferase: MIDAGYNRRMELDPRRTAIERNRQAWNDLARQGVPLARPATAADFADPLRAVDPDGWLRRGLGGSVVGKRVLCLAAGGGRQGPLHVAAGMEVTVVDVSEAMLEKDRAVAEARGCRLRLCQTSMDDLSELRDDEFDAVVQPVSSCYASDVAAVYREVARVLRPGGVYVSQHKTPTSLQAASRLSGNGALELRTPYYHEGPLPPSDPCRTREPGTLEFLHRWEQLIGGLCRAGFVVEDLGEPSHAEEPGDHGQRSRYVAPYVRILARRVLAADVRR; encoded by the coding sequence GTGATCGACGCTGGCTACAATCGCCGCATGGAACTCGACCCGCGACGCACCGCTATCGAGCGTAACCGCCAGGCGTGGAACGACCTCGCCCGGCAAGGCGTGCCGCTCGCTCGGCCGGCGACGGCGGCGGATTTCGCGGACCCGTTGCGGGCGGTTGACCCGGATGGGTGGCTGAGGCGTGGGCTTGGTGGTTCGGTCGTCGGCAAGCGGGTGCTGTGTCTTGCCGCGGGGGGTGGGCGGCAGGGGCCGTTGCATGTGGCGGCGGGGATGGAGGTGACGGTTGTTGATGTTAGCGAGGCGATGCTGGAGAAGGATCGTGCCGTCGCTGAGGCCCGCGGCTGCCGCCTGCGGCTGTGCCAGACGTCGATGGATGATCTGTCGGAGTTGCGTGACGACGAGTTCGACGCGGTCGTGCAACCCGTCAGCAGCTGTTACGCGTCGGACGTCGCCGCCGTTTATCGCGAAGTCGCCCGCGTGCTGCGGCCCGGCGGCGTTTACGTCTCGCAGCACAAGACGCCAACGAGTCTCCAAGCCGCTAGTCGGCTTAGCGGAAACGGCGCGCTAGAACTCCGCACCCCCTACTACCACGAAGGCCCGCTGCCGCCATCCGACCCCTGCCGTACGCGCGAGCCGGGCACGCTCGAGTTCCTGCACCGCTGGGAACAACTCATCGGCGGCCTCTGCCGCGCGGGTTTCGTCGTCGAAGACCTCGGCGAACCGTCCCACGCCGAAGAACCCGGCGACCACGGCCAACGCAGCCGCTATGTGGCGCCCTACGTGCGGATACTTGCGAGACGGGTTTTAGCCGCAGATGTGCGCAGATGA
- a CDS encoding DUF4465 domain-containing protein — translation MNLRHALLSLSLLLAGSVASAHAAQSVVDFDDLTLAPESRWVGPDPNGDTVDGAFGPEVRGAFASHGAAFGNVYDLSFSTWSGFAYSNESDNTTPGFGNQHSAITGDGHGPGADNYGLAFAASTLGSGPIDAAALAGLPTITLPSGHSVESVWITNTTYAALSMRDGDSFAKKFGGESGTDEDWFMVTAYGVDAEGGVLDASVDFYLADFRSANSAEDYLVTDWTEWDLSPLAGAASLHFDFSSSDVGAFGINTPTYFAIDDLTLNTIPEPASILLVAIGCVAIAARKA, via the coding sequence ATGAACCTACGTCATGCCCTGCTAAGTCTCTCGCTGCTCCTCGCTGGTAGCGTAGCCAGCGCTCACGCCGCGCAGAGCGTCGTCGATTTTGATGACCTCACGCTCGCTCCCGAATCGCGTTGGGTCGGCCCCGATCCCAATGGCGACACGGTCGATGGCGCCTTCGGGCCCGAGGTCCGCGGTGCGTTCGCCTCGCACGGCGCCGCCTTCGGCAATGTGTATGACCTTTCCTTCAGCACGTGGAGTGGCTTCGCCTACTCGAACGAGTCGGACAACACGACGCCCGGATTCGGCAACCAGCACAGCGCGATCACCGGCGATGGCCATGGCCCGGGCGCCGACAACTACGGCCTCGCCTTCGCCGCCAGCACGCTCGGCAGCGGCCCGATCGATGCGGCGGCGCTCGCGGGCCTGCCGACGATCACGCTCCCGTCCGGTCACAGCGTCGAGAGCGTCTGGATCACTAACACCACTTACGCGGCCCTGTCGATGCGCGACGGAGACTCGTTCGCCAAGAAGTTCGGCGGCGAGTCGGGCACAGATGAGGATTGGTTCATGGTCACCGCTTATGGCGTCGACGCCGAGGGCGGAGTCCTCGACGCGTCGGTCGATTTCTATCTCGCCGACTTCCGCTCCGCCAACAGCGCCGAGGACTACCTCGTCACCGATTGGACGGAGTGGGACCTGTCGCCGCTGGCCGGCGCCGCGAGCCTACACTTCGACTTCTCGTCGTCCGATGTCGGCGCCTTCGGCATCAACACGCCGACGTACTTCGCGATCGACGACCTGACGCTGAACACGATCCCCGAACCCGCGTCGATCCTGCTCGTCGCCATCGGCTGCGTCGCCATCGCCGCCAGGAAGGCGTGA
- a CDS encoding DUF5522 domain-containing protein yields the protein MAPSSQQPQPVHPLADHYVEHGRVVFTAAFLLRRGTCCDNGCRHCPYQGEPSALAASSPTIDATTIVPTPIS from the coding sequence ATGGCTCCGTCCTCGCAGCAACCGCAGCCGGTCCACCCCCTCGCCGACCACTACGTCGAGCACGGCCGCGTCGTCTTCACCGCCGCATTCTTGCTGCGCCGCGGAACCTGCTGCGACAACGGCTGCCGCCACTGCCCCTACCAAGGAGAGCCGTCGGCGCTAGCCGCGAGTAGCCCCACCATCGACGCCACGACCATCGTTCCAACTCCAATTTCTTGA
- the phoU gene encoding phosphate signaling complex protein PhoU: MSKLLQRHLTEVETALSEQADAVERMVHAAYQGLRERCLGSAAQVLDSESQLNRSEVDIEEKCLELLALHQPVAIDLRRVAATLKINGDLERIGDLALNLAERTESLAQCPDVPVPAELEQMVERAIEMLRDAHSAFVSVDEALAHSVRERDDEVDDLNRRVIADLVKQMESSPQQVEGLLHVFSATRIIERIADHATNIAEDVIYLAKGRIMRHRWAQSA; the protein is encoded by the coding sequence ATGAGCAAACTGCTGCAACGTCACCTAACCGAAGTCGAGACCGCTCTTTCAGAGCAGGCCGACGCCGTCGAGCGGATGGTCCACGCCGCCTATCAGGGGCTGCGCGAGAGGTGTCTCGGCTCGGCCGCCCAGGTGCTCGACAGCGAGTCGCAGCTCAACCGCAGCGAGGTGGACATCGAAGAGAAGTGCCTCGAGCTCCTCGCTCTGCACCAGCCGGTGGCGATCGACCTGCGTCGCGTCGCGGCGACCCTCAAGATCAACGGCGACCTCGAACGCATCGGCGACCTCGCCCTCAACTTGGCCGAGCGCACCGAGAGCCTGGCGCAGTGCCCCGACGTGCCCGTCCCAGCAGAGCTGGAGCAGATGGTCGAACGGGCGATCGAGATGCTCCGCGACGCCCACTCGGCGTTCGTCAGCGTGGACGAAGCGCTTGCCCACAGCGTCCGCGAGCGCGACGACGAGGTCGATGATCTCAACCGCCGTGTGATCGCCGATTTGGTGAAGCAGATGGAGTCGAGCCCCCAGCAGGTCGAAGGCCTGCTCCACGTCTTCAGCGCAACACGGATCATCGAACGCATCGCCGACCACGCCACGAACATCGCCGAGGATGTGATCTATCTGGCGAAGGGCCGCATCATGCGCCACCGCTGGGCGCAATCGGCCTGA
- a CDS encoding permease has product MLEAMWRMTLELAPWMLLGAAIAGAMYAFLPQGLMQRLLGGKGAVWKSVLVGVPLPLCSCAVIPVGLGLKRQGATSGASVAFLIATPQTGVDSVLVTAGLLGWPLALFKVATALLTGLAGGWLTDAVTPKKFSLPVLDSGAPVAKDASFIARLRSGAAHADDLVRSIWKWLALGVVLSATITAFVPEDWLAGLGAYGGAAAMGAALALSLPLYVCATASVPIAASLAAAGLPTGAVIVFLMAGPASNAATIGAVYRGLGWRPLVAYLSTIVVGSIAGGMLYDTWLGGTRLTLTATDHLHHHEHGGAWWEIAAAVALIAWIAWCALRDLKKSSTHETPLADVGNPSCCSSDSEAKTACH; this is encoded by the coding sequence GTGCTCGAAGCGATGTGGCGGATGACGCTCGAACTGGCGCCCTGGATGCTCTTGGGAGCCGCCATCGCGGGGGCGATGTACGCCTTTCTGCCGCAGGGGCTCATGCAGCGGCTGCTGGGGGGCAAGGGCGCCGTCTGGAAGTCGGTCCTCGTCGGCGTCCCGCTGCCGCTCTGCTCGTGCGCGGTGATCCCCGTCGGTCTCGGCCTCAAACGCCAAGGCGCCACCAGCGGGGCCTCGGTCGCGTTCTTGATCGCCACGCCGCAGACCGGCGTCGATTCGGTCCTCGTGACGGCGGGCCTCTTGGGCTGGCCACTGGCGTTGTTCAAGGTCGCCACGGCGCTGTTAACGGGCCTCGCCGGTGGTTGGCTCACCGACGCGGTGACGCCGAAGAAGTTCTCGCTTCCGGTCCTCGATAGCGGAGCGCCCGTCGCCAAGGACGCGTCCTTCATCGCGCGCTTGCGCTCCGGCGCCGCGCACGCGGACGACCTCGTGCGGTCTATCTGGAAGTGGCTCGCGCTCGGAGTGGTCCTCTCCGCAACGATCACGGCGTTCGTCCCGGAGGACTGGCTGGCGGGCCTCGGCGCGTACGGCGGCGCCGCGGCGATGGGCGCGGCGTTGGCGCTCTCGCTGCCGCTCTATGTCTGCGCAACCGCCAGCGTGCCGATCGCCGCGTCGCTCGCCGCCGCCGGGCTGCCGACCGGCGCTGTCATCGTCTTCTTGATGGCCGGCCCCGCGTCGAACGCTGCGACGATCGGCGCCGTCTACCGCGGCCTCGGCTGGCGCCCGCTCGTTGCCTACCTTTCGACGATCGTCGTCGGCAGCATCGCCGGCGGCATGCTCTACGACACGTGGCTCGGCGGCACAAGACTGACCCTCACCGCGACCGACCATCTCCATCACCACGAGCACGGCGGCGCCTGGTGGGAGATCGCCGCGGCGGTCGCACTCATCGCCTGGATCGCCTGGTGCGCGCTCCGCGACCTGAAGAAAAGTTCAACGCACGAAACGCCGCTGGCCGACGTCGGAAACCCCTCGTGCTGCAGTTCAGATTCCGAAGCCAAAACCGCCTGCCACTGA
- a CDS encoding DUF3592 domain-containing protein: protein MSKKTNKLNPAVGLGCATLFALPFAGVGVFMAWSLASILWLSWSAASWVEVPATITSVELQRTGDKKNSLRVVADYRYEYAGQAYESDRVGLSTMADNFGSYHRRLHDRLHAAWKAEKTVDCFVDPNDPTQALLDRRLRPVVVVYHVPFVLAFGGVGFGIIAAALYGMRKARRDDVISADSPDKPWLLRDEWREGVQREGNKEFYGVAFFAVLWNSIALPFAAIFLMSDDKKPWWLYLIVAIFPAVGVGFIGWLVKHWLRRRKYGASTLRLATMPGVVGGKLAGVILAPEAVRAADAVRVSLTCTRVVRRGKNSTTEVLWQDERDIAKFLDAGEPGSFGVPITFTIPSHAQPTDDDKRVAWTLKAMAELPGIDYAASFEVPVFRTEDSQENIDVELTALSEYESDKPLEALLAAEGILVEPQAALGSIRYFAPAGRHLGMAIPLTIMTLIVGGASLGLLWNSVWLIGGASLLVTLVMIAATLHTWLAESELIVADDHWTTRQAWRGLAGSPRTFETQYVRAIELRTTSTSQSGNNVQRYQDVVARLLGEPKPVKLLGSLRSAAAARKLVLDLRQRAGLNDLQELAADDRR, encoded by the coding sequence GTGTCGAAGAAGACCAACAAGCTGAACCCCGCCGTCGGCCTCGGCTGCGCGACGCTCTTCGCCCTGCCGTTCGCGGGCGTGGGTGTCTTTATGGCGTGGAGCTTGGCGTCGATCCTCTGGCTCTCTTGGTCGGCGGCGTCGTGGGTTGAAGTCCCTGCAACGATTACGAGCGTCGAGTTGCAGAGGACTGGCGATAAGAAGAACAGCCTGCGAGTCGTCGCCGACTATCGCTACGAATACGCCGGCCAGGCTTACGAGAGCGACCGCGTCGGCCTCTCAACGATGGCGGATAACTTCGGCTCGTACCATCGCCGCCTGCACGATCGGCTGCACGCTGCGTGGAAGGCGGAGAAGACCGTCGATTGCTTTGTCGATCCCAATGATCCAACGCAGGCGCTGCTTGATCGTCGCCTGCGGCCGGTCGTGGTTGTGTATCATGTGCCGTTCGTGCTCGCCTTCGGCGGCGTCGGCTTCGGGATCATCGCGGCGGCCCTCTACGGAATGAGAAAGGCTCGGCGGGACGATGTGATCTCCGCCGACTCGCCCGATAAGCCCTGGCTGTTGCGCGACGAATGGCGTGAGGGCGTGCAGCGCGAAGGCAACAAGGAGTTCTACGGGGTGGCGTTCTTCGCCGTCTTGTGGAACAGCATCGCCCTGCCGTTCGCGGCGATCTTCCTGATGAGCGACGACAAGAAGCCTTGGTGGCTTTACCTGATCGTCGCGATCTTCCCCGCTGTCGGCGTCGGCTTCATCGGCTGGCTGGTGAAGCACTGGCTCCGTCGCCGCAAGTACGGCGCCTCGACGCTTCGGCTGGCGACGATGCCGGGCGTCGTCGGCGGCAAGTTGGCGGGCGTCATCCTGGCGCCGGAGGCGGTGCGTGCCGCCGACGCGGTGCGCGTCTCACTGACCTGCACCCGGGTCGTCCGCCGTGGCAAGAACTCCACGACCGAGGTCTTGTGGCAGGACGAACGCGACATCGCCAAGTTCCTCGACGCCGGCGAGCCCGGCAGCTTCGGCGTGCCGATAACGTTCACGATCCCCAGCCATGCCCAACCGACCGACGACGACAAACGAGTTGCGTGGACGCTCAAGGCCATGGCCGAGCTGCCGGGGATCGACTACGCGGCTTCGTTCGAGGTTCCGGTCTTCCGCACCGAAGACTCGCAAGAGAATATCGACGTCGAACTCACCGCGCTGAGCGAGTACGAATCGGATAAACCGCTCGAAGCGCTGCTCGCTGCCGAAGGAATTCTCGTCGAACCGCAAGCGGCGCTGGGGAGCATCCGTTACTTCGCCCCCGCGGGTCGGCATCTGGGCATGGCGATCCCGCTCACGATCATGACGCTGATCGTCGGCGGCGCGAGCCTTGGGCTGCTCTGGAACTCCGTCTGGCTGATCGGCGGCGCCTCGTTGCTGGTGACGCTGGTGATGATCGCCGCGACGCTGCACACGTGGCTCGCCGAGTCCGAGCTGATCGTCGCCGACGACCATTGGACGACCCGCCAAGCCTGGCGCGGCCTGGCCGGGAGTCCACGCACCTTCGAGACCCAATACGTTCGCGCGATTGAGCTACGGACAACCTCGACATCGCAGTCCGGCAACAACGTGCAGCGTTACCAAGACGTCGTCGCCAGACTCCTCGGCGAACCCAAACCCGTCAAACTCCTCGGCAGCCTCCGCAGCGCCGCCGCGGCGCGAAAGCTCGTGCTTGACCTGCGACAGCGGGCCGGGCTGAATGACTTACAAGAATTGGCCGCAGATGATCGCAGATAG
- a CDS encoding DUF1559 domain-containing protein: MEVDRGKWEDGSLPSFSDFRLPTFHFRPAFTLVELLVVIAIIGVLVALLLPAVQASREAARRAACMNNLKQVGLALLSYHDTNNDFPLGGRLDDKHRADVGPSWTTEVLPWFEEASLRDQLDLSLLYTDPANLTAGRTLLPVMLCPSMPDGDTPRKSVDLSSTSPHDYAKTAYGGIQGERGLRATNATNNPERGVLIYEKPISLAHFTDGASHTAIVGEVPEGIHSIWISVRNVFDQSAPINARDSTTRQLADFGQELSSFHPGGALVVFADASVHFYPNSTDNLTLAAICSRDDNLERK; the protein is encoded by the coding sequence TTGGAAGTAGACAGAGGGAAGTGGGAAGACGGCAGCTTGCCGTCATTCTCCGACTTCCGACTTCCGACTTTCCACTTCCGCCCCGCCTTCACCCTCGTCGAGCTCCTCGTCGTCATCGCCATCATCGGCGTGCTCGTCGCGCTGCTGTTGCCTGCTGTTCAAGCGTCGCGCGAAGCGGCCCGCCGCGCGGCGTGCATGAACAACCTTAAGCAGGTTGGCCTCGCGCTGTTGAGCTATCACGACACCAACAACGATTTCCCACTCGGCGGCCGGCTCGACGACAAACACCGCGCCGATGTTGGGCCGAGTTGGACGACCGAGGTTTTGCCCTGGTTCGAAGAAGCGTCGCTACGCGATCAGCTCGACCTATCGCTGCTTTATACCGATCCCGCCAACCTCACCGCGGGCCGGACGCTATTGCCGGTGATGCTTTGCCCGAGCATGCCCGACGGCGATACGCCGCGCAAGTCGGTCGATCTATCGAGCACGTCTCCCCACGACTACGCGAAGACCGCCTACGGCGGCATCCAGGGTGAACGCGGCCTCCGCGCGACGAACGCCACCAATAACCCCGAGCGCGGCGTGTTGATTTATGAGAAGCCGATCTCGCTCGCGCACTTCACCGATGGCGCTTCGCACACCGCGATCGTTGGCGAAGTCCCCGAAGGGATTCACTCGATCTGGATCAGTGTCCGCAACGTCTTCGACCAGTCGGCGCCGATCAACGCCCGCGACTCCACAACCCGGCAGCTCGCCGACTTCGGCCAAGAGCTGAGCAGCTTTCACCCCGGCGGCGCGCTCGTCGTCTTCGCCGACGCGTCCGTCCATTTCTACCCCAACTCGACCGACAACCTGACGCTCGCCGCGATCTGTTCGCGCGACGACAACCTGGAGCGAAAATGA
- a CDS encoding OprO/OprP family phosphate-selective porin has translation MKAWLRIAFASGVATLGAAVASADVGWTLEVDRLVAPRLPNGEIRLLAAEEAVPAGEPTSGGASGSATNDETPAGKPPSEGSNGVKSALEREEEKIEEISRSADEYVADIEKRLKSLESDHSELRTAHNTLKDDFGYLVTSGHSKSTMQLFGRLHFDAWGFPGDSPGVNGFETGDPNVSPQDRLTIRRLRFGAEGDLPGNMLYRLDLELAGGNETEFRDVYLGWKELPVFQELLIGNQKRPYGLDHINSSRYNVFMERPSVIEAFNQDNRRLGIQSWGYTDDLGWNWRYGVFNQRIVQDEGGYVSDHWQPEVAGRLSNTLWWDEASDGRGYIHLAIAGSYANTDQNALTENFAGSGVSEARFRTRPEARTESRWYDTGVIPGADDYELLAFESVVNLGPWQLVGEQQTIWVDRIGAEPVRFHGAYAYLSYFLTGEHVPWDRETGQLDRAHPFENFFLVNTCNSGVASGMGAWQVAARWSYLDTADGDIQGGRGDAITAALNWYWTPYAKWQFNYIYGDITNNDLNAPLGAPNFGDYHILGTRFQVDF, from the coding sequence TTGAAGGCTTGGCTACGAATTGCATTCGCTTCGGGCGTGGCGACCTTGGGCGCCGCTGTCGCGTCGGCGGACGTCGGCTGGACGCTCGAGGTGGACCGCCTCGTTGCGCCACGATTGCCGAATGGGGAGATCCGCCTTCTCGCCGCCGAAGAGGCTGTGCCGGCCGGTGAGCCGACATCCGGGGGGGCCAGCGGATCGGCAACAAACGACGAGACACCCGCCGGAAAGCCGCCGTCGGAGGGCTCCAATGGCGTAAAGAGCGCCCTAGAGAGGGAAGAGGAAAAGATCGAAGAGATATCCCGCTCCGCCGACGAGTATGTGGCGGACATCGAGAAGCGATTGAAGAGCCTCGAGTCCGATCACTCCGAGTTGCGGACGGCCCACAACACCTTGAAAGATGACTTTGGCTATCTCGTTACAAGCGGCCACAGCAAGTCAACGATGCAGCTCTTCGGCCGGCTGCACTTCGACGCCTGGGGCTTCCCGGGCGACTCGCCGGGCGTCAACGGCTTCGAGACGGGCGATCCCAACGTCTCACCGCAAGACCGCCTCACGATACGCCGGCTGCGTTTCGGCGCGGAGGGAGACCTGCCCGGCAACATGCTCTACCGCCTCGACCTCGAGCTCGCCGGTGGTAATGAGACGGAGTTCCGCGACGTGTACCTCGGATGGAAGGAACTGCCGGTTTTTCAAGAGCTGTTGATCGGCAACCAGAAGCGGCCTTACGGACTCGATCACATCAATAGCAGCCGCTACAACGTCTTCATGGAACGCCCTTCGGTGATCGAGGCGTTCAACCAAGACAACCGCCGGCTGGGGATTCAGTCGTGGGGCTACACCGACGACCTCGGCTGGAACTGGCGCTACGGGGTGTTCAACCAGCGGATCGTACAGGACGAGGGCGGCTACGTGAGCGATCACTGGCAGCCCGAGGTGGCCGGGCGTCTCTCCAACACCTTGTGGTGGGACGAGGCGTCCGACGGGCGCGGCTACATCCACTTGGCGATTGCCGGATCGTACGCCAACACCGATCAGAACGCGCTGACAGAGAACTTCGCCGGCTCGGGCGTCAGTGAGGCTCGCTTCCGCACTAGGCCCGAAGCACGGACCGAATCGCGTTGGTACGACACGGGCGTCATTCCCGGCGCCGACGATTACGAGCTGCTCGCCTTCGAGTCGGTCGTCAACCTCGGCCCTTGGCAGCTCGTCGGCGAGCAGCAGACGATCTGGGTCGACCGCATCGGCGCCGAGCCAGTGCGGTTCCACGGCGCCTACGCCTACCTGTCGTACTTCTTGACGGGCGAGCACGTCCCCTGGGACCGCGAGACGGGCCAGCTCGACCGCGCTCATCCTTTCGAAAACTTCTTCCTCGTGAACACCTGCAACAGCGGCGTCGCTAGCGGCATGGGCGCATGGCAGGTCGCGGCGCGCTGGTCGTACCTCGACACGGCCGACGGAGACATCCAGGGCGGCCGCGGTGACGCGATCACCGCGGCGCTCAACTGGTACTGGACGCCCTACGCCAAGTGGCAGTTCAACTACATCTACGGCGACATCACCAACAACGACCTCAACGCGCCGCTCGGAGCGCCGAACTTCGGCGACTACCACATCCTCGGCACGCGGTTCCAAGTTGACTTCTAA
- a CDS encoding DUF1559 family PulG-like putative transporter, with product MRRAFTLVELLVVIAIIGILVALLLPAVQAAREAARRTKCKNQLKNIALAMQNHVDTYGVFPTAGATWGEPIECYSQGGNPFGPQKQGLSWAFQILPFIEEGSLHSIGDNTALLGGTVPLYNCPSRRPPTAYEAQRLRDGPEGDTVTAYLMDYASAQPGTTLNASTGSPLVDAKRDGDNGTRMRSLFWSLSLPGGGTGSRPPDNGVYDGVIVRSPWRMTSPASLSGCGSTPSQGVVAANVASPTRFAKITDGSSKTMVIGEKYVDATLYEGNDPSDDRGWLDGWDTDTVRLTATQPYPDSATGASAPPVITHSGNVYRESFLFGSAHPGAFHAAFADGAVHGISYDVDLYVFNSLGTRNGTAVEETIDLTGVQ from the coding sequence CAAGTGCAAGAACCAGCTCAAGAACATTGCGTTGGCGATGCAGAACCACGTCGATACGTACGGGGTCTTTCCGACCGCCGGCGCGACATGGGGCGAGCCGATCGAGTGTTACTCGCAGGGTGGCAATCCCTTCGGGCCTCAGAAGCAGGGGCTCAGTTGGGCCTTCCAGATCCTCCCCTTCATCGAGGAGGGTTCCCTGCACAGCATCGGCGACAACACGGCCCTGCTAGGCGGCACGGTCCCGCTTTACAACTGCCCTTCACGACGGCCCCCGACAGCTTACGAGGCGCAAAGACTCCGCGACGGTCCTGAGGGGGACACGGTCACGGCTTACCTGATGGACTACGCCTCGGCCCAGCCGGGGACCACGCTCAACGCCTCGACCGGAAGCCCGTTGGTGGACGCCAAGCGCGACGGCGACAACGGCACGCGGATGCGTTCGCTCTTCTGGTCGCTCTCGCTCCCCGGCGGCGGCACGGGCTCGCGCCCTCCCGACAACGGCGTCTACGACGGCGTCATCGTCCGATCTCCCTGGCGGATGACCTCGCCCGCAAGCCTGAGCGGCTGTGGCTCGACGCCGAGCCAGGGCGTCGTCGCGGCGAACGTCGCCTCGCCGACGCGGTTCGCCAAGATCACCGACGGGTCGAGCAAGACGATGGTCATCGGCGAGAAGTACGTCGACGCCACCCTCTACGAAGGCAACGACCCCTCGGACGACCGCGGCTGGCTCGACGGATGGGACACCGACACCGTCCGGCTCACCGCCACGCAGCCGTACCCCGACTCCGCGACGGGCGCCAGCGCGCCGCCGGTGATCACTCACTCCGGCAACGTTTACCGTGAGTCATTCCTGTTCGGGTCCGCCCACCCGGGGGCGTTCCACGCCGCGTTCGCCGATGGCGCCGTTCACGGAATTTCTTATGACGTCGACCTCTACGTCTTCAACAGCCTCGGCACCCGCAACGGCACGGCGGTCGAGGAAACGATCGACCTAACCGGCGTGCAATGA